TACACCCGTTCGATGGTGCGCATTTTTCATCGGCACAACTTGGTAGCGGTACACAAGCGCGAATACGGGATAGGCAAATACACCACTGCAGAAGAACACCTGTGCTCAACCCACCGGCACTACCAAAAGCGTAACCCTGAATACTATAAAGATAAAGCCGCAAACCTATCGAAAACGCTGGGCGAGCTGGTCAGGCTGCTGTTTGCCCGGGACAGGTATCCCGAACAACTGTACAAAAGCTGCGACGGCCTGCTCAAACTATTTAAATCCACGCCCCGTGAAACCTTTGACAAAGCGTGCCAAATGGCTATCGACCATCAGAATCTTACTTACGGTTTTGTCCTGAACGTCATCAAAAACAAGATGACCGAATATATCCGGGAGGAACAACTTGATAAAGACTTGCCCCAACACAACAACATCCGGGGAAAAGAATATTACGACAATCAATTATCAATTAAATTTTAATACGATGGAAAATATCGAAAACCAACTATCGCAATTACGCCTGTACGGTTTTAAAACAAGCTGGAACGCACTTCTGGAAACAAAAAGATGGAATGAGCTGTCGCTTGGCGAAGGCCTTGAGATATTGCTCCAGGCCGAGCTTCAGGACAGGGACAACCGCCGCTTTGACCGATTAAGGAAATCGGCAAAGTTTAGATACCAATCCTCGTTGGAAGAGTTGAAATATGATGCTTCAAGGGGGCTGGACAAAGGGCTCGTGTCCAATTTGGCCACCGGCAATTACATCGCCAATGGCGAGTCTGTTCTGGTTACCGGGGCTACCGGATGCGGCAAGAGCTTTATAGCGTCCGCCTTGGGGCACCACGCATGTGCCCAGGGGCACAAAGTAGCTTACTTCAATGTTCAAAAGCTGCTGCAACAAACAAAAATGACACGTTTGGAGGGCACCATATACCAGCTCCTAAATAAAATATCGAAAGCTAATTTGCTTATCCTCGACGATTTTGGATTGACACACCTTGAAAAACAACACCAGATGGACCTGATGGAAATTATCGAGGACAGACATGCCAGGGCGGCTACTATTATCGCGAGCCAACTGCCTGTTGCCAGTTGGTTTGACATCATCGGCGAGGCCACTATTGCCGATGCGATTTTAGATCGTTTGGTGCACACATCGCACAGGATTGAACTCAAAGGAGAGAGTCTTAGAAAAAAAATGTAATTTTGTCATACTAACCATTTTCGGTTACCCAAATCCAGGGGGGTCAATATGGCCGTTGTGGGGGGTCAACATCACCGGAATTTCCAATGAGTGTTTTCGTTTTTGCGAATGTAGGCCTTTTATTGCTTTTGATTAGGATGATAAAAGCACAGGAATTGCCAAATACAAGTTAAGTATCGGCCAGTGTTAATCCGGAGAGTCGGTATTATTGGGGCGGTATGCGTCTGAGCCCCTCTGTAGCAATCCCATATTATATGGAAGTTTCGAAAGGAGGAATAACTATCGGTATTTGGGTGGATCTTATTTATTCTCAGCAAAACTGTACCAGTTGGTATATTCATATGTGATGTCTTGCACTTGATATATGTGATTAAGCATTTATTTATTCAAACAATTATGGCGTAATAAAAACTATACTTTTTTAGCCATTTCTGCAGTGCTCAGTAACAAACTACATAACTTATAATATAATTTATCGTGAAAATCAAGAATCAGTTATTTTTAGGATTTGGAACATTGATCCTTTTTCTTTTAGTTGTTGTAATATCAATTCTAATACTAAACACTAAAAGTATTAAATACGCCAATGAAACATCAACAGATGATGTACCTGGAGCAATTCATTGTTTATTTATACTGGATGAAATTAATGATATGAATTCCAACACATTAGAATATCTTAGTGGTGAAGATGATGAAAGCATTGCTTTTGAAGAAAACTATAAAGAATTTCTGGACTACTACTCAATCCTGTATAAATTAGAATCCGCCAATGCAAAGGATAAAGCAAATATGGACTTAATTGATAAAACAGTACGTGAATATGTACAGGTCATTAGAGATGAGGTGTTTGCAAAATATAACCCTATTCATGAGGTAAAGTCGCGTAAAAAGGCGGATGATCTAAAAAATAATGAAGGTACAGAACTTATAAAACTATTAGCAAAGTTAGGTCATGAAGAGTATAATGATGCGCTACGATCAGGTGATTTAAATGAAAGTTTAAAAGATGATATTCCTGGTTTAATATACTATTTCGACTTACAGAATAGTGTGACGAATATGCTATTTTCGCTTTCTGAGTATGTTTCTGGAGAGGTTGAAAGTAAAAAATATTATACCTTGTTTTCGGAGAAATTTATAAAAACACTTAAGGCATTAAAGCCATTAGAACGTAAATCAACCGAAATAAAACAGCTTCAGTTAGCGGAGAACTTATTTAATACAATTAAAAAAGAGGCTGATCAATTATTTAACACCTTTAATCCAACAGCTAAAAGGGATGCCATAGCTCTTGTAGATAAATATGAAAATGAAACATTTTCAAAAATTGAACAACTTCTTGACGAATCTGTGGTTGCGGAAGTAAATGAAGCATCAATAGGGTTAAGTAAACTTGTTGCATTCTTAAAAAGAATAAATATCATTGCAATCACACTAACAATTTTAACAATATTGTTAAGTGGTATTGTGATTTTCAGTATTATCAGAAGTATTATTCCACCACTAAATAAAGGCTTAATATTTGCGCAAGCACTTTCTCAAGGTGATTTTTCAGATCCACTTTCAATAGATAAAAAAAATGAAATTGGTATTCTAGCATATTCTTTAAATGAGATGATGCTAAAAGTTAAAAATGTTTTAGAAGCTATTACAACATCTTCTCAACAAGTAAAAGGTGGTGCTGCGCAGGTTTCAATTTCATCACAAGTATTAAGTACGGGGTCAAGCGAACAAGCCTCTACTGTTGAACAGGTGGCATCCTCCATTGAAGAAGTTACTGCTGGTGTTTTGCAAAACCAGGAGAATTCTCACAAAGCGGCAATAATAACAAAACAGGTAGAAACAGGGATACAGGAAGTTGCTTCTTTAAGTAACGAAACCGTTGAGGCTAACAAAGCCATTTCTGAAAAAATTGATATCATCACAGACATTGCTTACCAAACTAATATTCTTGCGCTTAATGCAGCTGTTGAAGCAGCACGTGCTGGAGAGTACGGTAAAGGTTTTTCAGTTGTAGCAGCTGAAATTCGAAAGCTTGCAGAAATAAGTAAAAACGCCGCTGAGGAAATTGTAAGTAAAACAAATATGGCGTATCAAATATCTGAGAAGGCAGAAAACAAACTAAATAAGATGTTACCGGAGCTTGCCAATTCATCACTGCTTATACACGAAATTTCATCTTCCGGTAAGGAGCAAAGTTCAGCTATTAATCAAGTAAATACCGCTATAATGCAATTAAATAATTTAGCTCAAAACAGTGCTTCAAACAGTGAAGAGCTGGCAGCGAGTGCAGAGGAAATGTCAAGTCAATCTGATTTTTTACTGCAGACAACAGAATTTTTCACCCTTTACAAGACAAATTAATATTATATTTTAAATCATGCCAATCCGTTTAAGGTTATTTTTAAAAACGCTTTTGGGAGTAGAATTATCAAAAGGTGGTTATTTTTGCGGAAGAGACAATGGGGTGTAATAATTATCGTAGGAGACTACTGTTGATGCGTAATAATATTTTACAAAATAAACATAACTCACCTTATTCATTCCGGTGTCAATTATCATAAAAGCGTCCAACATGCAGGCAAGGTCCGCTATAACGACGCAAACTGCTTATCGAGGTTTTTAATTTACCTGTTAAACCTTCACTGCTCTATGGTGTATTTTTTATTGCGTTGGCATCAGCAGATATTTCAAAGAGGAAATTAAAAATGAAGAATGCCAAGCTTTTTTAAAGATCCGAAGTTGGAGGTGCATACCTTAGGTCTATTGGATTCCGATTTGTAAAAATTGTTGGTGATATTTAACTTTAAGCCATATTTGTTGTTTTAATTCGTCTATCAGATATATAAGGGTCAAGTGAGGATGTAATTACAGATTTTTTTATAAATCACTGGCCGAGTGCCTTAGAAAGTGGACAGCCGCATAATCGCATCCCTTTACTATATACATAAGCCCTTCCTACGCAAAAGAAATAGGTCGGGGAAGAATGGTAGGTATACTCCGGAATAGATGGTAGGAGAACATAGTCTGATAAGGCAATACTACCATAGCAACATGTAAACAGTTATGGCGATAGCCTTTTTAATAGGTAATTACTGCAAACAAGATTGTTCTTAATGGATATTGTTACAGCCTTCAGCACTGTGTTTGATTATAGTTCTGCCAGATGTTTTACTGAAAAAGTATATCGGGTGTATGTCTCAATGACCAGTAACATAGCTTAAAGTTCTTCGCGCCATAAACGTTACCCCTAATATAAACATAAAAGCTGCTGTTGCGGCGAATGATGCAGATTACCATGTATGGTAATAAGAAAGCTAAATTCAGTGCGATCGGCCTTTGCAAATATGTTGTACTGCAAAATCAGATTGCGTAACTGGTGAAGATATGCAAAATAGTTAAACTGAAAATTATTATCGACCGGCAGTTTCCTCCTCAAAAAGTGGCCGGACGCATAGTTATATTGATTTAGACCGTATGAAAGGGAATGTGACAAATAGTGCTTAAATTGGAAACTAATAAATTTTCCTAATTTTGACTTTACCGGAAAAGGGGGATAAACTTTTACCCAAAAAAGCTAATTATGGAAATTATCGCAATTATTATTTCAGTGCTTAGTCTTGTGCTGTTCGCACTTTTATTTTTTAAGAAAAAAGAGAATGATGTCTCGCTTATTGTTGATGCGGTGCAGCAGCTTATGCAGCGTGAACTGAAAGAAAATCGTATCGAGTTATCTGCATCTTTAAAAGATAATCGCGAGGAACTCTCCAACGGCCTGGATAAACTGACCCTTAAACTCGAAGAAAAGCTAAGGCTCATCAGCGATGGCCTGAATAAAAGCGGACAGCAAAACAGGGAGGAACTTAGCCAATCACTCAAAAATTTTAGCGATGTCTTTACTCAAAACGTAAGGGAATTTAACGATTTGCAAAAGCAAAAGTTCGACGCTATGGGCCTAAAGCAAGACGAGCTGGTGAAATCGACTGAGCTGAAATTAGAGAAAATGCGCGAAACCGTTGACGAGAAGTTACACAAGACTTTAGAGGAACGTCTTGGGCAGTCCTTTAAAATTGTGAGCGAACGCTTAGAAGCGGTGCAGAAAGGACTGGGCGAAATGCAGAATCTGGCCAATGGAGTAGGGGATTTAAAAAAGGTGCTGAGCAACGTAAAAACCCGCGGCGTATTGGGCGAGATACAACTGGGCAATATTTTGGAGCAAATTATGGCACCCGAACAGTACATGGCTAATGTTAAAACCAAACAGGGCTCCAACGATCATGTGGAGTTTGCCATAAAGCTGCCCGGTAAAGACGATGTGGGTAAAGAAGTCTATCTGCCCATCGATGCCAAGTTCCCTCAGGAGGATTACGTACGCTTGCAAACCGCCTACGACAGGGGCGATTTAGAAGGTATTGAAAAAGCCAATAAAGCCTTGGTAATGGCCATCAAGAAGTTTGCAAAAGATATACGCGATAAATACATCGACCCGCCGCACACCACCGATTTCGGTATTATGTTTTTGCCCATCGAAGGCTTGTACGCCGAAGTGGTCCGTCAGCCTGAGGTGGTGGCACTGTTGCAGCGCGACTTTAAAATAATAGTAACCGGCCCTACCACCTTAGCCGCCATGCTCAACAGTTTGCAGATGGGCTTCAAAACGCTTGCCATACAAAAACGAAGTAGCGAAGTGTGGCAGATTCTGGGTGCGGTGAAAAGTGAATTTGGCAAGTTTGGCGGGGTGTTGGAAAAAGCCCAGAAAAAAATTAACGAAGCCAACAAAGAATTGGACAGTTTGGTGGGTACACGTACCCGGATGATGCTGTCGAAACTTAAAAAGGTGCAGGAGTTACCTGCAACCGAAAGTGTAAAGTTATTGGAAGAAGCGGTTGATATGGAGGAGGAAAATAGGGGCTAAAATTAATTATTTGCATGAGCTTCTATTTTATTTAACTAAGTTATTTTATATTTTTGAATGTTTTTTTAGCAAGCTCGTGTTGTTTGATGACTTTTACATTTTTTTAAAAATGTATGGATGGGCGTTGATTAGCTTAGTGTTATTGGCAGATGTCCCAAGTGCTTACTTTAATAAATGCAATACCCATTAAAGTATTCTTTCAGGCATAGAATAAATTTCAGAATATGAAAGAGGATAATTACAACTTCCAATGGAAAGACCTTGGTGACGTAGAAATAGGTAGACCAAATTTAGGCAATGCTACCAATGTATCTGTTTATAGGTTGATGCAATATACTATGCGGAGTGTTTTAAACAAAGAATTTGGCAGGTTAAAGGCAGATGAATTATTCTACAAGGCAGGTTTTGTTGCCGGTGAGGAGTTTTGTAAGGCGCTGTTGGTTAGTGAATTGGAATTTTACGACTTTGTAGCGCAACTCCAGAAGATCCTGAAAGATTTAAACATAGGAATTTTAAGGGTAGAAAAGTCTGACCTGGAAAAGATGAGCTTTGTTATTACCGTGGCTGAAGATTTGGATTGTAGTGGTTTGCCCATAACAGGTGAAACAGTATGCGATTACGATGAAGGTTTTCTGGCAGGAATATTCAAACAATATGTAGGCAGGGAATTTGATGTAAAAGAAGTAGATTGCTGGTCTTCAGGCGACAGGGTGTGTAGGTTCACCATAAATTTAAAAAATGGACAATAAGGCCTTAAGCCAGTTTTTATCAGATACCATAAACGGGCTCTTGCATACAGGAAAAATAGAGGAGCTTAGCCATGAATTAAAACGTTCTATTCAGGATTTAGAATCTGGAGAAACTAAATCATTGTTTTTATCTATCAGTGAGTTGCTCGCAAAACTACGTGACAATCAAAGGTTTATTGATGATTTATCCAACGGTAAGCTCAATACCGAAGTACCACCCAACAATGCTTTGGCTGCACCCTTTAAGCAATTGCATGCTAACTTATCCCATCTGGTATGGCAGGTGCAACGCCTCGCTGAAGGTGACTTAAATCAGCAGGTGGATTTTCTGGGAAACTTTTCTTTATACTTCAATAAGCTAATACAAACGCTTAAAGAGGGACGGCAAATTAAACAGGAATTAAAAAATAGCACCGAGAAATACCGTATATCCATTGAAAATGCAAATATCGGAATAATGTCGGTCAGCATTGACGGCATCATAGAAACTACCAATAAAGAGTGTGTAAATATTTTTGGTTATACGCAGGCCGAATTAGAGCAAATGCCTGTAAATAAATTTGTCGTTCCCGACGATCAAGGGCTTAGTCGGTCATATGTCCAATCCGCATTGCTCAACAAGGACCAGGCAAAAGGTGAATTTGTAAAGAGGTTTTTTCATAAGTCGGGCAAAATAATTACCTGTCAAGTATCTTCATCTTTGATGTATGATGTTAAAGGTCAGCCTCTTTTTTTTATCTCACATATTAAAGACATAACCCACCGTATTGAACAGGATTATGCACTCAAAAAACTGAATAACAAGCTTTCACAAACCGTTAAGGAACTAAAAATAGCCAACGCGAGCAAAGATAAATTCTTCAGGATTATTGCCCACGATCTCCGAAACCCATTTCATACCATTCTGGGTTTATCTGAGCTACTCCTGGGTAATACAGAAATATATAACTACGACGAGATAAAACAAATGGCATCTAACATAAACCAGTCAACGGATGATGCTTATAAGCTTTTAGAAAATCTGTTGGCATGGGCGATGTCGCAAACCGATTGTATTCCTTTTAAGCCTCAAAAAATTGTAGTAAAAAACATTGTTCGTGAAGTTATAAGTCTTACCGGTAGCTCTGCCAAGGCTAAAAACATTAGCATGACTTATGATATAGATGAAAACGTCATCATTGATGTTGATGTAAATATGATTAGCACAATATTACGGAACCTAATTGGTAACGCAATTAAGTTTACAAGTAGAGAGGGGGTAGTGCAAATATCGGTTGTAAAAAACGATTACGAAACCAGGTTTAGTGTAAAAGATACGGGAATTGGTATACCAACCGATATTATAGATAAACTTTTTAAAATAGAAGAAAAAGTAAGCATACCCGATACCGACTCACAAACAGGTACAGGACTTGGTCTGTTGCTTTGCAAGGAATTTGTTGAAAAACACAAGGGCAGGATATGGGTGGAGAGTGAGCTTGGCAAAGGGAGTGACTTCAAATTCACCATCAGCCATAAAATATAAATGGTAATATCCCTCTTTTGGGGGGGCAAACCAAAAAATCAGGTATATTGGTCTTTAATTATTTCTTTCTGCACTTTAACAACCAAGTACAAAAGAGAAATAAGGACTATTGATATGGGGTTATTTAAAAGTTATGGGGCATAATACCCCCCCCTCAGCACTAATTAAATTCAAAGTCAGAATTTTTTTGCTTTTGTTATCTTTTAAGATAACTTTGTGCAATGGGCAGACAAATCATATTCCACGAAAATTATTTTGTTGACTTTTATAAGGAACTTGACGTAGGAGTCAAATCCAAATTTCAATATGTGTTTCAGTTAATCCGACAAGTTGAAATGGTTCCTAAAAAATTTTTAGCTCCAATGACTGGTTATGAGGGACTTTTTGAAGTGAGAGTTGAATATCAGTCAAACATTTATAGGGTTTTCTGTTGCTTTGACAAAGGAAAACTCGTGGTTCTTTTAAATGGCTTTCAAAAGAAAACGCAAAAGACGCCAAAGAAAGAAATTGAAAAAGCCATGAGATTGAAAGAAGAGTATTTTAATCAAAAAAAAATGAAATCATGACTGACTACAAAGGAATAAGGACATTTGACGAATTGCTTGAACGTGAGCACGGAAAAATAGGAACTGAAAGTAGAAATGAATTTGAAGAAAAAGCTCAAATGTTCATTGTGAGCGAGATGCTAAAGGAGGCCCGCAAGGAGGCAAAACTCACACAGCAACAATTGGCCGAAAAAGCGGGAACAAAGAAAAGCTACATTTCGAAAATAGAAAATGCAAAGGGAAATATCCAACTTTCGACATTAATAAGAATATTTGAAACTGGACTAAATCGTAAAATCGGGCTGACCTTTCTATAAGCCGTCGAGAACAAATTACGCCCCATAACAATGTACAAAAATAATAGCCGAGGCAGCAGTAAAGTAGCCGGTTGTAGCTCGCTCGTACTTTTCTGTAGCTTGAAAAGATAGCAGTCCGCAGTCGGCTACTATTCTTGTACCGAACGTTAGGCTTCATGCGAAAAAAGCCAACGCGCAAGCAAAGAGTGCTATCGCACACATTGCTTTTTTCCAACGAACGAACTGATTTTTCGATAACGATTCATTATATTTGACAAATAATGACAAATCACTTTTTGTACAATGAACTCATTAGGAGAAAGAATAAGGAATCTTAGAGAATCGAAAGATTTGCTCCTTGGACAAGTTACAGCGTACTTGGAAATAGACACAGCACTTTTAAGCAAAATGGAACGTGGAGCCAGACGTCTTACCAGAGAACAAGTTGTTGCACTTTCTAAACATTTTGGGGTTGATGAAAAAGATTTGTTGACTCTTTGGTTAAGCGACAAAATTTTGAATTCAGTCAAAGATGATAAGTATGCTGCCTTAGCTTTAAATAAGGCTACTGAATTACTAACTAACAAAGCATGAAAAACAAAGCAAAACCATTTCTTAAGTGGGCAGGTGGTAAAACTCAATTAATTCAAGAAATTCAATCTAGTTTGCCAATTCAAATAAAATCTGACAAGTTCACCTACATTGAACCATTTGTAGGCAGCGGAGCAATTCTATTTTGGATGATTAATGAATTTCCAAACCTTGAAAAAGCAGTCATCAATGATGTTAATACTGATTTGATAAATACTTACCGAACTATTTCAAGCAAACCATATGAATTAATTTCAATTTTAGAAACTCTGCAAAATGAATATCATTCTCTTGTAGATGACCAAGACAAAAAGAAAGAATACTATTACAACAAAAGGAAACTATTTAACAATAGAGAATCAGAACAAAGCGGACAAGCCGCTTTGTTTATTTTTCTAAATAGGACTTGTTTTAATGGTCTTTATCGTGTCAATAGAAAGAATGAGTTTAACGTTCCTATGGGGAGTTATAAGCAACCAACTATCTGCAATGCAGAAAATTTACTAGCCGTTCATAATGCTTTGCAAAAAGTTGAAATCCTCTGTGGCGATTTTGAAGAAACTATTAATTACACTAGCGACAATTCGTTTTTCTACTTTGATCCACCATATAAACCATTAAGTGAAACGTCAAGCTTTAACTCCTACGCAAAAGATGAATTCAATGATTTAGAGCAAATAAGGCTTAGAGACTTTTGTCAAAAACTTGAAGATCTCGACCATAATTGGATGCTCAGTAATTCTGACGTGAAAGGAAAAAATCCTGATGATAATTTTTTTGATGATTTATATGCCAATTTCTTCATTGAAAGAGTTGAAGCTAAAAGAAGTATAAATGCTAATCCTTCCAAAAGGGGGAAATTAAATGAGCTATTAATAACGAACTATTCGTATGAAGAAACTTACGAGCCTGCTTGAGCTGCAAAGTGATGATCAACTTTTTGATTCCATTACTTCAAACTTTAAAAATAAAATCACCCAATGGAACTATTTCGTCAATTGGGAGAAAGTACTTGGAAATATCGATCCTATTGAAAAGGAACTTAATCTTCTGAATTATCTAATTGGAAAAGACAATATAGAAGAAGAAGCATTTAAATTAATAAAGCAATACCCTACTGTTGTCAAAGCCTTTCCAAATCTACTTGCAATTCGAGAAAAGTCTGTTGACGTTTTAATCGACACAAAGAATTTCATTTATAAAAAATTCGTTTTTAATAAAACCAGCCTAGACGATAACGAGTGCAGACAATTAGCTCAATTTCTTATAAAATCAGGAATTGCCAGTCTTTTCCAAAAAAAGAAAATAAAAAACCTAGTAGACTATACAACGGGAGTTGAAGTTGGGCTAGATAGCAATGGCCGCAAGAATCGTGGTGGCTCATTGATGGAATCGCTAGTAGAAGATTTCGTTGCAGAAACTTGTAATGAATTAAACATTGGATTTATGCCTCAAGCAACTGCGAAGAAAATAAAGCAAGAATGGGGTCTAGATGTAGCAGTTGATAAATCTTCAAGAATCATAGATTTCGCAATTAATAAAAATGGGCAACTATATTTCATTGAATGTAACTTCTATGGTGGCGGTGGTTCAAAGTTAAAATCAACCGCAACAGAGTATGTAGAAATGAACTCTTATTGGAACAAGCAGCAAATAGAGTTCATATGGGTAACTGATGGAGCTGGTTGGAAATCTACGCTGAAACCTTTACGAGAATACTTTGACAAAGCTGAATACTTAATAAACCTTGAAATGCTCAAAAACGGTATTCTTAAAAATATAATCGGATGAGTACTCCTAAAATGACTTTCAAATCAAAGGGAGTTTTAATGACTCCTTTAAAGGTCTTTCCTGTTAATGGGAAGTTTATCCTAGCAGTGTATCAGGGTAATCTATCCAATTTTGACTTACTTGTAAAGTATCGTCAAAAAGATAACTCAACTAAATCAGGTTGGTCACGATTAAGAACTCCAAAACATATTCATTGGGCAGTTGACTTGCTAATAAAAATGAACATAGAAAAAGGAAAAACAAAAGAACTCGTTTCTTTTCTTTTAACTTATTGGAATGATAAAGCAAAACCAATTAAAGACTTGAATTCTAGAAATGAATTACTTGAAAAGAAGATAATAGGAGAGATAGAACAAGAAGCAGCAGAGTATGAATCTTTAGAAAATAAAGGCGAATACAGCATAAGGTTTATTCTCCTCATGGCTAAGCTTTTAATGTTTCAAGAAAAGTCAAACTATGAGCAAGCCTACATGTTCAAAAACCTACTTGAAGCATTAGAACACGGAGAAAATATATTCAAAATTGTTTCTGTGGCAACTCATAATAGAAGATGATTAAACCATATTATAAATCAACAGATGCACAATTTTATCTCTTAAAAGGAGATACAATGAAACTCTTAAATGAGTTTGATCATAAGTTTGATTTGGTTTTTGCTGATCCTCCTTATTTTCTATCTAACAATGGGCTTTCTATTCAGAATGGTCAAATCGTTAGCGTTAACAAGGGCAAATGGGATAAGTCTCATGGATTTGACTTTATAAACGACTTTAATCGTCAGTGGCTTTCATTAGTCCGCAATAAAATGAAAGATGACGCCACAATTTGGATTAGTGGCACAATGCACAATATTTTTTCTGTAGGTCAAATTTTAACAGAATTGGACTTCAAGATTCTAAATGTCATAACATGGGAGAAGACTAACCCACCACCAAATTTTTCTTGCCGTTACTTCACCCATTCGACTGAGCAAATAATTTGGGCTAGGAAAAAGGAAAAAGTCCCACACTACTACAATTATGACCTCATGAAGCAATTGAACGGCAACAAACAAATGAAGGATGTTTGGAAACTGCCTGCAATTGCAAAATGGGAAAAGTCGTGTGGAAAGCACCCGACTCAAAAACCGCTTTCTGTTTTAACAAGATTAATTTTAGCTTCAACTAAGCAGAATGCATGGATTTTAGATCCTTTTGCAGGTAGTTCAACTACGGGAATTGCAGCTAACCTCGCTAACAGAAGGTATTTAGGTATTGACCAGGAAGAAGAATTCTTAGAGATAAGTAAGAATCGTAAGAAAGAAATCGAAAACAGACTTATTGCTGCAAAATACAGACAAAAATTAGCAGGATTTAATAATCAAGGAGAGTTAGATTTATTTCTTGCTAAAGAACCGACTGTTGAATATGGCAATGAATTGTCACTATGAAAAGTCCAACGCTCAGTTCAAGCACATTGCAAT
This genomic stretch from Saccharicrinis carchari harbors:
- the istB gene encoding IS21-like element helper ATPase IstB — translated: MENIENQLSQLRLYGFKTSWNALLETKRWNELSLGEGLEILLQAELQDRDNRRFDRLRKSAKFRYQSSLEELKYDASRGLDKGLVSNLATGNYIANGESVLVTGATGCGKSFIASALGHHACAQGHKVAYFNVQKLLQQTKMTRLEGTIYQLLNKISKANLLILDDFGLTHLEKQHQMDLMEIIEDRHARAATIIASQLPVASWFDIIGEATIADAILDRLVHTSHRIELKGESLRKKM
- a CDS encoding methyl-accepting chemotaxis protein codes for the protein MKIKNQLFLGFGTLILFLLVVVISILILNTKSIKYANETSTDDVPGAIHCLFILDEINDMNSNTLEYLSGEDDESIAFEENYKEFLDYYSILYKLESANAKDKANMDLIDKTVREYVQVIRDEVFAKYNPIHEVKSRKKADDLKNNEGTELIKLLAKLGHEEYNDALRSGDLNESLKDDIPGLIYYFDLQNSVTNMLFSLSEYVSGEVESKKYYTLFSEKFIKTLKALKPLERKSTEIKQLQLAENLFNTIKKEADQLFNTFNPTAKRDAIALVDKYENETFSKIEQLLDESVVAEVNEASIGLSKLVAFLKRINIIAITLTILTILLSGIVIFSIIRSIIPPLNKGLIFAQALSQGDFSDPLSIDKKNEIGILAYSLNEMMLKVKNVLEAITTSSQQVKGGAAQVSISSQVLSTGSSEQASTVEQVASSIEEVTAGVLQNQENSHKAAIITKQVETGIQEVASLSNETVEANKAISEKIDIITDIAYQTNILALNAAVEAARAGEYGKGFSVVAAEIRKLAEISKNAAEEIVSKTNMAYQISEKAENKLNKMLPELANSSLLIHEISSSGKEQSSAINQVNTAIMQLNNLAQNSASNSEELAASAEEMSSQSDFLLQTTEFFTLYKTN
- a CDS encoding DNA recombination protein RmuC translates to MEIIAIIISVLSLVLFALLFFKKKENDVSLIVDAVQQLMQRELKENRIELSASLKDNREELSNGLDKLTLKLEEKLRLISDGLNKSGQQNREELSQSLKNFSDVFTQNVREFNDLQKQKFDAMGLKQDELVKSTELKLEKMRETVDEKLHKTLEERLGQSFKIVSERLEAVQKGLGEMQNLANGVGDLKKVLSNVKTRGVLGEIQLGNILEQIMAPEQYMANVKTKQGSNDHVEFAIKLPGKDDVGKEVYLPIDAKFPQEDYVRLQTAYDRGDLEGIEKANKALVMAIKKFAKDIRDKYIDPPHTTDFGIMFLPIEGLYAEVVRQPEVVALLQRDFKIIVTGPTTLAAMLNSLQMGFKTLAIQKRSSEVWQILGAVKSEFGKFGGVLEKAQKKINEANKELDSLVGTRTRMMLSKLKKVQELPATESVKLLEEAVDMEEENRG
- a CDS encoding V4R domain-containing protein, which gives rise to MKEDNYNFQWKDLGDVEIGRPNLGNATNVSVYRLMQYTMRSVLNKEFGRLKADELFYKAGFVAGEEFCKALLVSELEFYDFVAQLQKILKDLNIGILRVEKSDLEKMSFVITVAEDLDCSGLPITGETVCDYDEGFLAGIFKQYVGREFDVKEVDCWSSGDRVCRFTINLKNGQ
- a CDS encoding PAS domain-containing sensor histidine kinase — translated: MDNKALSQFLSDTINGLLHTGKIEELSHELKRSIQDLESGETKSLFLSISELLAKLRDNQRFIDDLSNGKLNTEVPPNNALAAPFKQLHANLSHLVWQVQRLAEGDLNQQVDFLGNFSLYFNKLIQTLKEGRQIKQELKNSTEKYRISIENANIGIMSVSIDGIIETTNKECVNIFGYTQAELEQMPVNKFVVPDDQGLSRSYVQSALLNKDQAKGEFVKRFFHKSGKIITCQVSSSLMYDVKGQPLFFISHIKDITHRIEQDYALKKLNNKLSQTVKELKIANASKDKFFRIIAHDLRNPFHTILGLSELLLGNTEIYNYDEIKQMASNINQSTDDAYKLLENLLAWAMSQTDCIPFKPQKIVVKNIVREVISLTGSSAKAKNISMTYDIDENVIIDVDVNMISTILRNLIGNAIKFTSREGVVQISVVKNDYETRFSVKDTGIGIPTDIIDKLFKIEEKVSIPDTDSQTGTGLGLLLCKEFVEKHKGRIWVESELGKGSDFKFTISHKI
- a CDS encoding type II toxin-antitoxin system RelE/ParE family toxin; its protein translation is MGRQIIFHENYFVDFYKELDVGVKSKFQYVFQLIRQVEMVPKKFLAPMTGYEGLFEVRVEYQSNIYRVFCCFDKGKLVVLLNGFQKKTQKTPKKEIEKAMRLKEEYFNQKKMKS
- a CDS encoding helix-turn-helix domain-containing protein — its product is MTDYKGIRTFDELLEREHGKIGTESRNEFEEKAQMFIVSEMLKEARKEAKLTQQQLAEKAGTKKSYISKIENAKGNIQLSTLIRIFETGLNRKIGLTFL
- a CDS encoding helix-turn-helix domain-containing protein, with amino-acid sequence MNSLGERIRNLRESKDLLLGQVTAYLEIDTALLSKMERGARRLTREQVVALSKHFGVDEKDLLTLWLSDKILNSVKDDKYAALALNKATELLTNKA